A stretch of DNA from Acidobacteriota bacterium:
AGGCGTGCCGCGCGTCGGGCAGCCGCTCCTCCGACCCGGTGAAGGCGCCGATCCAGGTGGGCAGGGGCAGCGCGGGACGCACCGGGTAGACCAGGCACATCCCCACGTCCTCCAGAAAAGCGCGCGCGTCTTCGAGCGTGCGGACGGCGTTGCCGTCCACGCGCCACTTCGCCTTGCGCTGCTGCTGGAGTTCGGAGTCGGTCATTTCGGGAAGTCGCTGGTCGCTAGCTACTAGCCGCTAGCAGGAGCAAACCATTGAGGATAACACTCAGACTCGGATGCGCTCTCCGCAGTCCGCTCTCCGCTAGATGCGTTTAAACGCCCGCTGAATGTCCTTCAGCGAGTAACGCAGCACCACCGGACGTCCGTGCGGACACGTCATGGGCGCGTCGGTGCGTGAGAGCTCGTGCAGCAGCCACTCCATCTTGTCCTGCGCCAGCGGCATGTTGATCTTGATGGCGGCGTGGCAGGCGATCGAGGCCGCGATCTTGCCGCGCACGTGTTCGAGGTTGGTGGCCTGCTCCTCGCGCTCGAACTGGTCGAGCAGCTCGTGCAGCAGGCGTTCTACGT
This window harbors:
- a CDS encoding DNA mismatch repair protein MutL; protein product: VERLLHELLDQFEREEQATNLEHVRGKIAASIACHAAIKINMPLAQDKMEWLLHELSRTDAPMTCPHGRPVVLRYSLKDIQRAFKRI